In a single window of the Dysgonomonas mossii genome:
- a CDS encoding alpha/beta hydrolase-fold protein yields MKKFFFLHLFIWGLTVGAISQNYKSAPNGYDVPRTGISHGQIDTVTYYSKTVDTNRKALVYTPPGYSKNKQYPVLYLLHGIGGDEKEWLSHGQPQVILDNLYADKKVVPMIVVLPNGRAMKDDRAIGNIMEAPKVEAFATFEKDLLNDLIPFIQKTYPVLKNQENRGLAGLSMGGGQSLNFGLGNLDTFAWVGGFSSAPNTKAPEVLVPNPDEAKKKLKLLWISCGDKDGLLNFSKRTHDYLAKNQVPHVYQVIPNGYHDFNIWKQNLYMFSQLLFKPVTADLIEQYSYIPEEAEGGIPASTNVPGAQYPQILSGNRVLFRIKAPDAKIVQVDLGKKYDMVREEEGSWAITTEPIVEGFHYYSILIDGVAVCDPASRTFYGMGRMASGIEIPEKGVDYYNLKNVPHGQIRQIRYFSDVTKAWRRAFVYTPAGYDTNTSQRYPVLYLQHGGGEDETGWPNQGKMDAIMDNLIAEGKAKPMIVVMDNGYAIDPSASSANSPQGLRGLFQNSALEKVFINEIIPLVDKEFRTIPDRDHRAMAGLSMGGFQSFQIAMTNLDKFAYVGGFSGGGIIEQGADFSKMYNNVWSDVDAFNKKVKLIYLSIGTAEPTNMYQTVNNFHKEFEKAGIKHVYYESPGTSHEWLTWRRSLNQFAELLFK; encoded by the coding sequence ATGAAAAAATTTTTCTTTTTACATTTATTTATTTGGGGACTGACTGTCGGGGCTATCAGTCAAAATTATAAAAGTGCGCCGAATGGATACGATGTACCCCGTACAGGAATATCTCATGGACAAATAGATACGGTAACTTATTATTCTAAGACCGTAGATACTAATAGAAAAGCTCTTGTTTATACTCCTCCCGGATACTCTAAAAACAAACAATACCCTGTATTGTATTTGTTGCACGGTATTGGAGGCGATGAAAAAGAGTGGCTTAGCCATGGACAGCCTCAAGTAATTCTTGATAATTTGTATGCTGATAAGAAAGTAGTACCCATGATTGTCGTATTGCCCAACGGACGTGCTATGAAAGATGATCGTGCTATTGGAAATATTATGGAGGCACCAAAAGTAGAGGCATTTGCTACTTTCGAGAAAGATTTGTTAAATGACCTTATTCCTTTTATCCAGAAAACTTATCCTGTCTTGAAAAATCAGGAAAATCGAGGGCTTGCCGGCTTATCGATGGGGGGCGGACAATCTTTGAATTTTGGCCTCGGGAATCTTGATACATTTGCATGGGTAGGAGGTTTTTCTTCTGCGCCAAACACTAAAGCCCCAGAAGTGTTAGTCCCAAATCCGGATGAAGCAAAGAAAAAATTGAAACTCCTTTGGATCTCTTGTGGAGACAAAGACGGATTACTTAACTTCAGTAAGCGTACTCATGACTACTTAGCTAAAAATCAAGTTCCTCATGTTTATCAGGTTATACCGAATGGATATCACGATTTCAATATTTGGAAGCAAAACTTGTATATGTTCTCCCAATTGCTGTTTAAACCTGTGACTGCTGATCTTATCGAACAATACAGCTATATTCCTGAAGAAGCAGAGGGCGGTATCCCTGCATCAACAAATGTTCCCGGGGCTCAATATCCTCAGATATTATCTGGAAACAGAGTGCTATTTCGGATAAAAGCACCTGATGCTAAAATAGTGCAAGTGGATTTAGGAAAGAAATATGACATGGTTAGAGAAGAAGAAGGTTCATGGGCAATTACTACCGAACCTATTGTCGAAGGATTTCATTATTACTCTATCCTTATTGACGGTGTTGCTGTTTGTGATCCTGCAAGTCGCACTTTTTATGGTATGGGCCGTATGGCAAGTGGGATTGAAATACCCGAGAAAGGTGTGGATTACTATAACCTAAAGAATGTACCTCACGGACAAATAAGGCAGATTCGTTACTTTTCAGATGTGACCAAAGCATGGCGTAGAGCATTTGTATATACGCCGGCAGGATATGATACTAATACTTCGCAAAGATATCCCGTACTTTATTTACAGCATGGTGGAGGCGAAGACGAAACAGGATGGCCTAACCAAGGCAAAATGGATGCAATTATGGATAATCTGATAGCAGAAGGTAAAGCTAAGCCGATGATCGTAGTTATGGATAACGGCTATGCTATAGATCCGTCGGCATCTTCAGCTAATTCACCTCAGGGGCTTAGAGGTTTATTTCAGAACAGCGCATTGGAAAAAGTTTTTATTAACGAGATTATCCCTTTGGTAGATAAAGAATTTCGTACTATTCCGGATCGTGATCATCGAGCTATGGCAGGCTTATCGATGGGAGGGTTTCAGTCATTCCAGATTGCTATGACAAATTTGGATAAATTTGCTTATGTAGGCGGATTTAGCGGAGGCGGAATAATAGAACAAGGCGCTGATTTTTCTAAAATGTATAATAATGTTTGGTCTGACGTTGATGCATTCAACAAAAAAGTGAAATTGATATATTTAAGTATTGGAACTGCCGAGCCGACAAATATGTATCAAACTGTAAATAACTTTCATAAAGAATTCGAGAAAGCAGGAATTAAACATGTTTATTACGAATCGCCGGGAACATCCCACGAATGGTTGACATGGAGAAGATCATTGAATCAATTTGCTGAGTTGCTATTTAAGTAA